In the Ipomoea triloba cultivar NCNSP0323 chromosome 6, ASM357664v1 genome, one interval contains:
- the LOC116023746 gene encoding uncharacterized protein LOC116023746, which produces MQEFSAASMESTAKIFRKSVFCFLQKFQFFTTTAVVLAFPYAASVLVFQSFVPSSPFLAMIHARIHTLFDAAGFPSSSEFFAILNLKLSQTVAISFLALPFTLSFFLFSKACVIQALGDQELPKRSVFSCLARTHSPLLLTQLCNSLLVLSANATCFILLLFAFNLADEFGFSSPRFELFLSVAGALICSIILANTFTICNLALVLSGREGIGGFTAILKACVLIKGRTGTALSLALPINMAMAAVEALFQYRIVRVYYHVKAGISSVALEGMFIAYMYAILLVLDTIVVCFFLRSCEGDFHIDQYRRLPSHVEIEEDNNAFRTVKIVEDLLP; this is translated from the coding sequence ATGCAAGAATTCTCAGCAGCCAGCATGGAAAGTACAGCCAAGATTTTCAGGAAATCAGTGTTTTGTTTTCTGCAGAAATTTCAGTTCTTTACAACAACTGCAGTGGTTCTTGCATTTCCATATGCAGCCTCAGTTCTTGTGTTTCAGTCGTTTGTTCCTTCGTCGCCTTTCCTGGCGATGATCCACGCCAGAATTCACACGCTCTTCGATGCAGCGGGGTTTCCTTCTTCCTCTGAATTCTTTGCCATCCTCAATCTCAAGCTGTCTCAGACTGTTGCAATTTCTTTTCTGGCCTTACCTTTTACTCTCTCATTTTTTCTGTTCAGCAAAGCTTGTGTGATTCAAGCTCTGGGTGATCAAGAACTGCCCAAAAGATCTGTTTTTTCTTGTCTTGCCAGAACTCACAGCCCTCTTCTCCTCACCCAGCTCTGCAATTCTTTGCTGGTTCTTTCTGCAAATGCTACTTGCTTTATTCTGCTACTCTTTGCCTTCAATCTTGCTGATGAATTTGGCTTTTCCTCTCCAAGATTCGAGCTTTTTCTCTCGGTGGCTGGAGCTTTGATTTGCTCCATAATTCttgcaaatactttcactatcTGCAATCTGGCATTGGTTTTATCAGGGAGGGAGGGAATTGGGGGATTTACTGCAATCCTCAAAGCCTGTGTTCTTATCAAGGGAAGAACGGGGACAGCTTTATCGTTAGCCCTGCCGATTAACATGGCCATGGCTGCAGTTGAAGCTCTGTTCCAGTACAGAATTGTGAGAGTTTATTATCATGTAAAAGCTGGGATTTCTTCTGTGGCTTTGGAAGGGATGTTCATTGCATATATGTATGCAATTCTTCTGGTTCTTGACACCATTGTTGTCTGCTTCTTCCTCAGAAGCTGTGAAGGAGACTTTCACATAGACCAGTACAGAAGGTTGCCTTCCCATGTTGAAATTGAAGAAGATAACAATGCTTTCAGGACTGTAAAGATTGTTGAAGATCTTCTTCCTTGA